A single Macaca mulatta isolate MMU2019108-1 chromosome 11, T2T-MMU8v2.0, whole genome shotgun sequence DNA region contains:
- the PRKAG1 gene encoding 5'-AMP-activated protein kinase subunit gamma-1 isoform X4 — protein METVISSDSSPALENEHPQETPESNNSVYTSFMKSHRCYDLIPTSSKLVVFDTSLQVKKAFFALVTNGVRAAPLWDSKKQSFVGMLTITDFINILHRYYKSALVQIYELEEHKIETWREVYLQDSFKPLVCISPNARSLSSPSQSSCPSLWKSCRLAPMPILLWFALPPPSMWLWGFLYSIESQPCQWWTRRNLAAEKTYNNLDVSVTKALQHRSHYFEGVLKCYLHETLETIINRLVEAEVHRLVVVDENDVVKGIVSLSDILQALVLTGGEKKP, from the exons AGACCCCAGAATCCAACAATAGCGTGTATACTTCCTTCATGAAGTCTCATCGCTGCTATGACCTGATTCCCACAAGCTCCAAATTGGTTGTATTTGATACGTCCCTGCAG GTGAAGAAAGCTTTTTTTGCTTTGGTGACTAACGGTGTACGAGCTGCCCCTTTATGGGATAGTAAGAAGCAAAGTTTTGTGG GCATGCTGACCATCACTGATTTCATCAATATCCTGCACCGCTACTATAAATCAGCCTTG GTACAGATCTATGAGCTAGAAGAACACAAGATAGAAACTTGGAGAG AGGTGTACCTCCAGGATTCCTTTAAACCGCTTGTctgcatttctcctaatgccag ATCACTGAGTTCCCCAAGCCAGAGTTCATGTCCAAGTCTCTGGAAGAGCTGCAGATTGGCACCTATGCCAATATTGCTATGGTTCGCACTACCACCCCCGTCTATGTGGCTCTGGGGATTTTTGTACAGCATCGAGTCTCAGCCTTGCCAGTGGTGGACGAGAAGG AATCTGGCAGCAGAAAAGACTTACAACAACCTAGATGTATCTGTGACTAAAGCCCTGCAACATCGATCACATTACTTTGAGGGTGTTCTCAAGTGCTACCTGCATGAGACTCTGGAGACCATCATCAACAGGCTAGTGGAAGCAGAG GTTCACCGACTTGTAGTGGTGGATGAAAATGATGTGGTCAAGGGAATTGTATCACTGTCTGACATCCTGCAGGCCCTGGTGCTCACAGGTGGAGAGAAGAAGCCCTGA
- the PRKAG1 gene encoding 5'-AMP-activated protein kinase subunit gamma-1 isoform X3, which yields MSILKVKKAFFALVTNGVRAAPLWDSKKQSFVGMLTITDFINILHRYYKSALVQIYELEEHKIETWREVYLQDSFKPLVCISPNASLFDAVSSLIRNKIHRLPVIDPESGNTLYILTHKRILKFLKLFITEFPKPEFMSKSLEELQIGTYANIAMVRTTTPVYVALGIFVQHRVSALPVVDEKGRVVDIYSKFDVINLAAEKTYNNLDVSVTKALQHRSHYFEGVLKCYLHETLETIINRLVEAEVHRLVVVDENDVVKGIVSLSDILQALVLTGGEKKP from the exons GTGAAGAAAGCTTTTTTTGCTTTGGTGACTAACGGTGTACGAGCTGCCCCTTTATGGGATAGTAAGAAGCAAAGTTTTGTGG GCATGCTGACCATCACTGATTTCATCAATATCCTGCACCGCTACTATAAATCAGCCTTG GTACAGATCTATGAGCTAGAAGAACACAAGATAGAAACTTGGAGAG AGGTGTACCTCCAGGATTCCTTTAAACCGCTTGTctgcatttctcctaatgccag CTTGTTTGATGCTGTCTCTTCATTAATTCGGAACAAGATCCACAGGCTGCCAGTTATTGACCCAGAATCAGGCAATACTTTGTATATCCTCACCCACAAGCGCATTCTGAAGTTCCTCAAATTGTTT ATCACTGAGTTCCCCAAGCCAGAGTTCATGTCCAAGTCTCTGGAAGAGCTGCAGATTGGCACCTATGCCAATATTGCTATGGTTCGCACTACCACCCCCGTCTATGTGGCTCTGGGGATTTTTGTACAGCATCGAGTCTCAGCCTTGCCAGTGGTGGACGAGAAGG GGCGTGTGGTGGACATCTACTCCAAGTTTGATGTTATC AATCTGGCAGCAGAAAAGACTTACAACAACCTAGATGTATCTGTGACTAAAGCCCTGCAACATCGATCACATTACTTTGAGGGTGTTCTCAAGTGCTACCTGCATGAGACTCTGGAGACCATCATCAACAGGCTAGTGGAAGCAGAG GTTCACCGACTTGTAGTGGTGGATGAAAATGATGTGGTCAAGGGAATTGTATCACTGTCTGACATCCTGCAGGCCCTGGTGCTCACAGGTGGAGAGAAGAAGCCCTGA
- the PRKAG1 gene encoding 5'-AMP-activated protein kinase subunit gamma-1 codes for METVISSDSSPALENEHPQETPESNNSVYTSFMKSHRCYDLIPTSSKLVVFDTSLQVKKAFFALVTNGVRAAPLWDSKKQSFVGMLTITDFINILHRYYKSALVQIYELEEHKIETWREVYLQDSFKPLVCISPNASLFDAVSSLIRNKIHRLPVIDPESGNTLYILTHKRILKFLKLFITEFPKPEFMSKSLEELQIGTYANIAMVRTTTPVYVALGIFVQHRVSALPVVDEKGRVVDIYSKFDVINLAAEKTYNNLDVSVTKALQHRSHYFEGVLKCYLHETLETIINRLVEAEVHRLVVVDENDVVKGIVSLSDILQALVLTGGEKKP; via the exons AGACCCCAGAATCCAACAATAGCGTGTATACTTCCTTCATGAAGTCTCATCGCTGCTATGACCTGATTCCCACAAGCTCCAAATTGGTTGTATTTGATACGTCCCTGCAG GTGAAGAAAGCTTTTTTTGCTTTGGTGACTAACGGTGTACGAGCTGCCCCTTTATGGGATAGTAAGAAGCAAAGTTTTGTGG GCATGCTGACCATCACTGATTTCATCAATATCCTGCACCGCTACTATAAATCAGCCTTG GTACAGATCTATGAGCTAGAAGAACACAAGATAGAAACTTGGAGAG AGGTGTACCTCCAGGATTCCTTTAAACCGCTTGTctgcatttctcctaatgccag CTTGTTTGATGCTGTCTCTTCATTAATTCGGAACAAGATCCACAGGCTGCCAGTTATTGACCCAGAATCAGGCAATACTTTGTATATCCTCACCCACAAGCGCATTCTGAAGTTCCTCAAATTGTTT ATCACTGAGTTCCCCAAGCCAGAGTTCATGTCCAAGTCTCTGGAAGAGCTGCAGATTGGCACCTATGCCAATATTGCTATGGTTCGCACTACCACCCCCGTCTATGTGGCTCTGGGGATTTTTGTACAGCATCGAGTCTCAGCCTTGCCAGTGGTGGACGAGAAGG GGCGTGTGGTGGACATCTACTCCAAGTTTGATGTTATC AATCTGGCAGCAGAAAAGACTTACAACAACCTAGATGTATCTGTGACTAAAGCCCTGCAACATCGATCACATTACTTTGAGGGTGTTCTCAAGTGCTACCTGCATGAGACTCTGGAGACCATCATCAACAGGCTAGTGGAAGCAGAG GTTCACCGACTTGTAGTGGTGGATGAAAATGATGTGGTCAAGGGAATTGTATCACTGTCTGACATCCTGCAGGCCCTGGTGCTCACAGGTGGAGAGAAGAAGCCCTGA
- the PRKAG1 gene encoding 5'-AMP-activated protein kinase subunit gamma-1 isoform X1: METVISSDSSPALENEHPQETPESNNSVYTSFMKSHRCYDLIPTSSKLVVFDTSLQVKKAFFALVTNGVRAAPLWDSKKQSFVVLRALSCPLGMLTITDFINILHRYYKSALVQIYELEEHKIETWREVYLQDSFKPLVCISPNASLFDAVSSLIRNKIHRLPVIDPESGNTLYILTHKRILKFLKLFITEFPKPEFMSKSLEELQIGTYANIAMVRTTTPVYVALGIFVQHRVSALPVVDEKGRVVDIYSKFDVINLAAEKTYNNLDVSVTKALQHRSHYFEGVLKCYLHETLETIINRLVEAEVHRLVVVDENDVVKGIVSLSDILQALVLTGGEKKP, from the exons AGACCCCAGAATCCAACAATAGCGTGTATACTTCCTTCATGAAGTCTCATCGCTGCTATGACCTGATTCCCACAAGCTCCAAATTGGTTGTATTTGATACGTCCCTGCAG GTGAAGAAAGCTTTTTTTGCTTTGGTGACTAACGGTGTACGAGCTGCCCCTTTATGGGATAGTAAGAAGCAAAGTTTTGTGG TACTGAGGGCTCTGTCTTGTCCTCTAGGCATGCTGACCATCACTGATTTCATCAATATCCTGCACCGCTACTATAAATCAGCCTTG GTACAGATCTATGAGCTAGAAGAACACAAGATAGAAACTTGGAGAG AGGTGTACCTCCAGGATTCCTTTAAACCGCTTGTctgcatttctcctaatgccag CTTGTTTGATGCTGTCTCTTCATTAATTCGGAACAAGATCCACAGGCTGCCAGTTATTGACCCAGAATCAGGCAATACTTTGTATATCCTCACCCACAAGCGCATTCTGAAGTTCCTCAAATTGTTT ATCACTGAGTTCCCCAAGCCAGAGTTCATGTCCAAGTCTCTGGAAGAGCTGCAGATTGGCACCTATGCCAATATTGCTATGGTTCGCACTACCACCCCCGTCTATGTGGCTCTGGGGATTTTTGTACAGCATCGAGTCTCAGCCTTGCCAGTGGTGGACGAGAAGG GGCGTGTGGTGGACATCTACTCCAAGTTTGATGTTATC AATCTGGCAGCAGAAAAGACTTACAACAACCTAGATGTATCTGTGACTAAAGCCCTGCAACATCGATCACATTACTTTGAGGGTGTTCTCAAGTGCTACCTGCATGAGACTCTGGAGACCATCATCAACAGGCTAGTGGAAGCAGAG GTTCACCGACTTGTAGTGGTGGATGAAAATGATGTGGTCAAGGGAATTGTATCACTGTCTGACATCCTGCAGGCCCTGGTGCTCACAGGTGGAGAGAAGAAGCCCTGA
- the PRKAG1 gene encoding 5'-AMP-activated protein kinase subunit gamma-1 isoform X2, with the protein MKSHRCYDLIPTSSKLVVFDTSLQVKKAFFALVTNGVRAAPLWDSKKQSFVGMLTITDFINILHRYYKSALVQIYELEEHKIETWREVYLQDSFKPLVCISPNASLFDAVSSLIRNKIHRLPVIDPESGNTLYILTHKRILKFLKLFITEFPKPEFMSKSLEELQIGTYANIAMVRTTTPVYVALGIFVQHRVSALPVVDEKGRVVDIYSKFDVINLAAEKTYNNLDVSVTKALQHRSHYFEGVLKCYLHETLETIINRLVEAEVHRLVVVDENDVVKGIVSLSDILQALVLTGGEKKP; encoded by the exons ATGAAGTCTCATCGCTGCTATGACCTGATTCCCACAAGCTCCAAATTGGTTGTATTTGATACGTCCCTGCAG GTGAAGAAAGCTTTTTTTGCTTTGGTGACTAACGGTGTACGAGCTGCCCCTTTATGGGATAGTAAGAAGCAAAGTTTTGTGG GCATGCTGACCATCACTGATTTCATCAATATCCTGCACCGCTACTATAAATCAGCCTTG GTACAGATCTATGAGCTAGAAGAACACAAGATAGAAACTTGGAGAG AGGTGTACCTCCAGGATTCCTTTAAACCGCTTGTctgcatttctcctaatgccag CTTGTTTGATGCTGTCTCTTCATTAATTCGGAACAAGATCCACAGGCTGCCAGTTATTGACCCAGAATCAGGCAATACTTTGTATATCCTCACCCACAAGCGCATTCTGAAGTTCCTCAAATTGTTT ATCACTGAGTTCCCCAAGCCAGAGTTCATGTCCAAGTCTCTGGAAGAGCTGCAGATTGGCACCTATGCCAATATTGCTATGGTTCGCACTACCACCCCCGTCTATGTGGCTCTGGGGATTTTTGTACAGCATCGAGTCTCAGCCTTGCCAGTGGTGGACGAGAAGG GGCGTGTGGTGGACATCTACTCCAAGTTTGATGTTATC AATCTGGCAGCAGAAAAGACTTACAACAACCTAGATGTATCTGTGACTAAAGCCCTGCAACATCGATCACATTACTTTGAGGGTGTTCTCAAGTGCTACCTGCATGAGACTCTGGAGACCATCATCAACAGGCTAGTGGAAGCAGAG GTTCACCGACTTGTAGTGGTGGATGAAAATGATGTGGTCAAGGGAATTGTATCACTGTCTGACATCCTGCAGGCCCTGGTGCTCACAGGTGGAGAGAAGAAGCCCTGA